One region of Emys orbicularis isolate rEmyOrb1 chromosome 4, rEmyOrb1.hap1, whole genome shotgun sequence genomic DNA includes:
- the AIP gene encoding AH receptor-interacting protein, producing the protein MADQAAQLRADGIAKRLVQEGRGPMPDYCDGTKATFHYRTMLSDGEHRVLDDSRARGKPMELIIGKKFKLPVWETILSTMRDGEQAEFLCDTKHVVLYPLVAKSLRNIAAGKDPLEGQRHCCGIAQMHEHHSLGYPDLDDLQQNPQPLIFAIDMLKVEAPGSYRQDPWAMTDEEKMQAVPLIHEEGNELYRQGKVTEAAAKYYDAIACLKNLQMKEQPGSPDWIQLDQKITPLLLNYCQCKLLCHEYYEVLDHCSSILNKYEDNVKAYFKRGKAHAAVWNTAEAQADFAKVLALDPSLGPVVAKELRSLETRLRQKDNEDKIRFKGIFSQ; encoded by the exons ATGGCGGATCAGGCAGCGCAGCTGCGGGCCGACGGGATCGCGAAGCGGCTGGTGCAGGAGGGCCGGGGTCCAATGCCCGACTACTGCGACGGCACCAAG GCCACTTTCCACTACCGTACCATGCTGTCCGACGGGGAGCACCGCGTGCTGGACGACAGCCGTGCCCGCGGGAAGCCCATGGAGCTCATTATTGGCAAGAAATTCAAGCTGCCAGTGTGGGAGACCATCCTGAGCACCATGCGGGACGGGGAGCAGGCTGAGTTCCTGTGTGACACCAAG CACGTGGTGCTGTACCCGCTGGTGGCGAAGAGCCTGCGGAACATCGCGGCGGGGAAGGACCCCCTGGAGGGACAGCGGCACTGCTGTGGCATCGCCCAGATGCATGAGCACCACTCTCTGGGCTACCCCGACCTGGATGACCTGCAGCAGAACCCCCAGCCCCTGATCTTTGCCATCGACATGCTGAAG GTGGAGGCTCCCGGCTCGTACCGGCAGGACCCGTGGGCCATGACGGACGAGGAGAAGATGCAGGCTGTTCCGCTGATCCACGAGGAGGGCAACGAGCTCTATCGCCAGGGCAAGGTGACCGAGGCAGCCGCCAAGTACTACGATGCCATCGCCTGCCTGAAGAACCTGCAGATGAAG gagcAGCCGGGCTCCCCAGACTGGATCCagctggaccagaagatcaccccCTTGCTGCTGAACTACTGCCAGTGCAAGCTGCTGTGCCACGAATACTACGAGGTGCTGGACCACTGCTCCTCCATCCTCAATAAGTATGAAG ACAACGTCAAGGCCTATTTCAAGCGGGGGAAGGCGCATGCCGCCGTGTGGAATACGGCTGAGGCCCAGGCCGACTTCGCCAAGGTGCTGGCACTGGACCCGTCGCTGGGCCCTGTGGTGGCCAAGGAGCTGCGCAGCCTGGAGACGCGCCTGCGCCAGAAGGACAATGAGGACAAGATCCGCTTCAAGGGCATCTTCTCCCAGTAG